In Sphingobacteriaceae bacterium, one genomic interval encodes:
- a CDS encoding IPExxxVDY family protein produces MAKYVLNNSEENFNFLLFGIISEENQYSIVSKINRTLVIDLALSDNISYNLKPGNVFSFSLFKYFDEELGLEINLIANVSNLETQKSQEGKADDLFSGTAVEESAKLIKELPKINYFILIKGEDLHLYKFKIADKLKSIKEILQIQHIEPQQLSSRSNLVF; encoded by the coding sequence ATGGCAAAATACGTATTAAATAATAGTGAGGAGAATTTTAATTTTTTGCTTTTTGGAATAATCAGCGAAGAGAATCAGTATAGCATTGTTTCAAAAATTAACAGGACTTTGGTAATTGATTTGGCGCTGAGTGATAATATTTCTTACAATTTAAAACCGGGTAACGTTTTTAGTTTTTCGCTGTTCAAATATTTTGATGAGGAATTAGGCTTGGAAATTAATTTAATAGCTAACGTTAGTAATTTAGAAACTCAAAAATCACAAGAGGGAAAAGCAGATGATTTATTTTCAGGAACCGCTGTGGAAGAAAGTGCTAAATTAATTAAAGAGTTACCTAAAATAAATTATTTTATTTTAATTAAGGGAGAAGATTTGCATTTGTATAAGTTTAAAATAGCAGATAAGTTAAAGTCAATCAAAGAAATTTTACAAATTCAGCACATTGAACCACAGCAATTAAGCAGCCGCTCAAATCTTGTTTTTTAG
- the nusA gene encoding transcription termination/antitermination protein NusA has protein sequence MESVNLIESFSEFKDIKNIDRATLMSIIEDVFRSMLIKRFGSDKNFDIIVNPDKGDVEIYKNRKIVDDEFAEDSFDFDENKHISYTDAQKIEPDFEIGEEVSEKVKLEDFGRRAVLSVRQNLVQKILELEKSEIYNKYKEKVGDVITAEVYQVWKKEIMLVDDEGNELLLPKTEQIPSDFFKKGDTVKAVVSKVDLKNGTPSIIVSRTSPVFLERLFENEVPEIFDGLITIKKIVREPGERAKVAVESYDDRIDPVGACVGMKGSRIHGIVRELKNENIDVINFTANSTLLIQRALSPAKITSIKIDEDTKRAEVFLKPDQISLAIGKGGYNIKLAGKLTGYEIDVFRDTGAEVETEDVDLDEFSDEIESAVIDQLKSIGCDTAKAVLELSDEELVRRTGINEDTLASVREILQSEFED, from the coding sequence ATGGAAAGCGTAAACCTTATTGAATCGTTTTCAGAATTTAAAGACATCAAAAACATCGACCGCGCTACGTTGATGAGTATTATTGAAGATGTTTTCAGAAGCATGCTGATTAAAAGATTTGGCAGCGATAAAAATTTTGATATCATTGTTAACCCCGATAAAGGAGATGTTGAAATATATAAAAACAGAAAAATAGTAGATGATGAGTTTGCTGAGGACTCATTTGATTTTGACGAAAACAAACACATTAGCTATACCGACGCTCAAAAAATTGAGCCGGATTTTGAAATTGGCGAAGAGGTTTCTGAAAAAGTTAAATTAGAAGATTTCGGCAGAAGAGCCGTGCTTTCTGTGCGTCAGAATTTAGTACAAAAAATTCTTGAGCTTGAAAAGAGCGAAATTTATAATAAATACAAAGAAAAAGTTGGCGATGTAATCACCGCCGAAGTATATCAGGTTTGGAAAAAAGAAATCATGTTGGTTGATGATGAGGGTAACGAATTGTTGTTGCCTAAAACCGAACAAATTCCTTCTGACTTCTTTAAAAAAGGCGATACGGTTAAAGCTGTTGTTTCTAAAGTAGATCTAAAAAACGGAACACCAAGCATTATTGTTTCCCGTACCTCTCCTGTTTTCTTAGAAAGATTATTCGAAAATGAAGTTCCTGAAATTTTTGATGGACTCATCACCATTAAAAAAATTGTTCGAGAGCCCGGTGAGCGAGCTAAAGTAGCAGTAGAAAGCTATGATGATCGAATTGATCCTGTAGGCGCTTGTGTAGGAATGAAGGGCTCTCGTATACATGGCATTGTGCGTGAATTAAAAAATGAAAATATTGATGTAATTAATTTTACCGCAAACTCAACGCTGTTAATTCAACGCGCTTTGAGTCCGGCCAAAATTACTTCTATTAAAATTGATGAAGATACTAAGCGCGCCGAAGTGTTTTTAAAACCTGATCAAATTAGTTTAGCTATTGGAAAAGGCGGGTATAATATAAAATTAGCCGGCAAATTAACCGGGTATGAAATCGATGTGTTTAGAGATACAGGCGCTGAAGTTGAAACCGAAGACGTAGATCTGGATGAGTTTTCAGACGAGATTGAAAGTGCTGTAATTGATCAGTTAAAGTCAATTGGCTGTGATACTGCAAAAGCGGTTCTTGAATTAAGTGATGAAGAATTAGTTCGCAGAACAGGAATTAATGAAGACACTTTAGCAAGCGTTAGAGAAATTCTTCAATCGGAATTTGAAGATTAA
- the rimP gene encoding ribosome assembly cofactor RimP produces MITTDKIEAITTEYLKDKVIYVTGIRISDNNNITVFLDGDEGVKIADCVALSRYIESELGDDENYSIDVSSHGASAPLIFPRQYKRHVGREFDIKLNDGSKISAELVNCNEEGLHLKYSVRENKPIGKGKITVEKEIQLKFEQIKESKIKLKF; encoded by the coding sequence TTGATAACAACAGATAAAATAGAAGCTATAACTACAGAGTATCTGAAAGATAAGGTAATTTATGTAACCGGAATCAGAATTTCCGATAACAACAATATTACCGTTTTTTTAGATGGAGACGAGGGCGTAAAAATTGCCGATTGCGTGGCTTTGAGCCGTTATATTGAATCCGAACTGGGAGATGATGAAAATTATAGCATTGATGTGAGTTCACATGGGGCAAGCGCACCGCTAATATTTCCTCGTCAATATAAACGGCACGTGGGCAGGGAGTTTGATATTAAATTAAACGACGGGTCAAAAATTTCTGCAGAGCTTGTCAATTGCAACGAGGAGGGGTTACACTTAAAATACAGCGTTCGCGAAAATAAGCCCATTGGAAAAGGTAAAATTACAGTAGAAAAAGAAATACAATTAAAATTCGAACAAATAAAAGAATCAAAAATTAAACTTAAATTTTAA
- a CDS encoding caspase family protein yields the protein MINAQTKFELEGTWLITDKNICVNLIKSGNDYLVKGCEDKEAQNKYNHIAKNKYKKDEFEFVATSESQIIFINGSKEVWTRQSQIKPVRRAPPILSIEEITLSKNRLQGGETIQLSVKVKNSGEGDATDAQLNLYSVTKEIEFISPTKFKNIKKSGGVEILTVDINGGLLLKAGEAELKLEVTELTHKIKIIGQSVKIKTDEYVKPELLLAKFAVLENLSPNPNNRIDLNEQIDVLFIVQNVGAGRAENIQIKVDNNQKGVVLLGAIDEEGKLIRTDKRISELNSGKHQTVAYRYFINSELQSSKLSFSITAKEKHGKFGFSQAKTVDINSKLTEEGYIRTLENVQPNLVKKSEKEKLPDLVSDVDVEIPITGKSNEKTFALIIGNEKYLNETQVEFALNDALIFNSYLEKTMGIPAKNIRLLKNATYGQMLDGIKWLSDVAKAFDQDAKFIVYYAGHGLPDEQSKQSFILPTDGNAENILTAINLSDYLNSIQKATEQPIFVFIDACFSGNARSEGADMLVQARGVKIKPKGLAVFGKTVLFSASTGDETAFPFSEKKHGMFTYFLLKKIKESKGEFRIGELSDYIQTNVSQQSILINKKSQSPQTLVGKDIIDNWKDMGL from the coding sequence TTGATTAACGCACAAACAAAATTTGAATTGGAAGGAACCTGGCTAATTACCGATAAAAACATTTGTGTAAACCTGATAAAAAGTGGCAATGATTATTTAGTAAAAGGTTGTGAAGATAAAGAAGCACAAAACAAGTATAATCATATAGCTAAAAATAAATACAAAAAAGACGAATTCGAATTTGTGGCAACAAGCGAATCGCAAATTATTTTTATAAATGGATCAAAAGAAGTTTGGACAAGACAAAGCCAAATTAAACCTGTGCGCCGCGCACCTCCAATTTTAAGTATTGAAGAAATCACACTTTCTAAAAATAGATTACAAGGAGGAGAAACTATTCAGTTGTCGGTGAAAGTGAAAAATTCGGGAGAAGGAGACGCAACGGATGCGCAATTGAATTTATATTCAGTAACCAAAGAAATTGAATTTATATCGCCAACAAAATTTAAGAATATTAAAAAAAGCGGAGGGGTTGAAATACTTACCGTTGATATTAATGGCGGACTGCTTTTAAAGGCCGGAGAAGCAGAGTTAAAATTGGAAGTGACAGAATTAACGCATAAAATCAAAATCATAGGCCAATCGGTTAAAATAAAAACAGATGAGTACGTTAAACCCGAATTGCTATTGGCAAAATTTGCAGTTCTTGAAAACTTATCGCCAAACCCAAATAATAGAATTGATTTAAATGAACAGATAGATGTTTTGTTTATAGTACAAAATGTGGGGGCGGGGAGAGCTGAGAATATTCAAATTAAAGTAGACAACAATCAAAAAGGTGTTGTTTTGCTGGGAGCTATTGATGAAGAGGGAAAATTAATAAGAACAGATAAACGAATTAGCGAATTAAATTCAGGCAAACATCAAACCGTTGCCTACCGTTATTTTATTAATAGCGAGCTTCAAAGTAGTAAATTATCATTTAGTATTACTGCAAAAGAAAAGCATGGTAAATTCGGATTCTCTCAAGCCAAAACGGTTGACATAAACAGTAAATTAACGGAAGAAGGATATATACGAACGCTTGAAAATGTTCAACCAAACCTGGTTAAGAAGTCTGAAAAAGAAAAATTGCCCGACCTTGTTTCTGATGTGGATGTAGAAATTCCGATCACCGGAAAATCAAATGAAAAAACCTTTGCACTGATTATAGGCAATGAAAAATATTTGAATGAAACACAAGTTGAGTTTGCTTTAAATGATGCTTTAATATTCAATTCTTACCTTGAAAAAACGATGGGGATTCCAGCCAAAAATATACGGCTTTTGAAAAATGCAACCTATGGGCAGATGCTGGATGGTATTAAGTGGCTAAGCGACGTTGCTAAAGCTTTTGATCAAGACGCTAAATTTATAGTATACTATGCGGGACATGGATTACCTGATGAACAAAGCAAACAATCTTTTATCTTGCCCACAGACGGAAACGCGGAAAATATTTTAACCGCAATTAATTTATCAGATTATTTGAATTCAATTCAAAAAGCAACAGAGCAACCTATATTTGTTTTTATTGATGCATGCTTTAGTGGCAACGCGAGATCTGAAGGAGCCGACATGTTAGTTCAAGCAAGGGGAGTAAAGATAAAACCCAAAGGACTTGCTGTTTTTGGAAAAACAGTTTTGTTTAGTGCCAGTACAGGCGACGAAACTGCCTTTCCTTTTTCTGAAAAAAAACATGGCATGTTCACTTATTTTTTACTTAAAAAAATTAAAGAATCAAAAGGGGAGTTTAGGATAGGGGAGTTGTCGGATTATATTCAAACTAATGTTTCGCAACAATCCATTTTGATTAATAAAAAATCTCAGTCGCCGCAAACCCTTGTTGGAAAAGATATTATTGATAACTGGAAAGATATGGGACTATAG
- the fabF gene encoding beta-ketoacyl-ACP synthase II: MQLKRVVVTGLGAVTPLGNNVNDYWNNLIVGVSGAAPITRFDASKFKTRFACEVKGFNPEEYFDRKEARKLDTYTWYGIAASVQAIADSGIDSEKVDKNEVGVIWGSGIGGLDTFQTETFAFAKGDGTPRFNPFFIPKMIADICSGHISMRFGLRGPNFTTVSACASSTNALIDAFNYIRMGKAVAIVSGGSEAAINESGIGGFNACQAMSTRNDNPTKASRPYDKDRDGFVLGEGGAAIILEELEHALARGAKIYAEIIGGGMSADAHHITAPHPEGLGATLVMTRALKDAGITPDQIDYINTHGTSTPLGDLAELKAIKNVFGESAYKMNISSTKSMTGHLLGAAGAIEGIATILAIKNGIIPPTINNENPDPELDPKLNLTFNTKQTREVRAAISNTFGFGGHNAAVVFKKYN; the protein is encoded by the coding sequence ATGCAATTAAAACGTGTAGTAGTTACCGGACTTGGTGCCGTAACCCCATTAGGCAATAATGTAAACGATTATTGGAATAATCTAATTGTAGGGGTTAGCGGTGCGGCGCCTATTACACGTTTTGATGCGTCTAAATTTAAAACCCGATTTGCCTGTGAAGTAAAGGGGTTTAATCCTGAAGAATATTTTGACCGTAAGGAAGCAAGAAAACTTGATACCTATACTTGGTATGGCATTGCCGCAAGCGTGCAAGCTATTGCTGATAGCGGAATAGATTCTGAAAAAGTGGACAAAAATGAAGTTGGTGTAATTTGGGGCAGTGGAATTGGCGGTTTAGATACATTTCAAACGGAAACCTTTGCATTCGCAAAGGGCGACGGAACACCTAGATTTAATCCTTTTTTTATTCCTAAAATGATTGCGGATATATGTAGTGGCCATATATCCATGCGATTTGGATTACGCGGCCCAAATTTTACAACGGTTTCGGCTTGTGCTTCGTCAACAAACGCTTTAATTGATGCTTTCAATTATATTCGAATGGGAAAAGCAGTAGCCATTGTTAGTGGCGGAAGTGAAGCTGCAATTAATGAAAGCGGAATTGGTGGATTTAATGCCTGCCAGGCCATGAGTACTAGAAACGACAATCCAACTAAAGCATCACGCCCATATGATAAAGACCGAGATGGTTTTGTTTTAGGTGAAGGTGGAGCAGCCATAATACTTGAAGAACTTGAACACGCTCTGGCACGAGGTGCAAAAATTTATGCTGAAATTATTGGTGGAGGAATGAGCGCAGATGCTCATCATATTACAGCACCTCACCCGGAAGGATTAGGCGCAACTTTAGTAATGACAAGAGCCTTAAAAGATGCCGGAATTACTCCGGATCAAATTGACTATATCAACACACATGGAACTAGCACACCGTTAGGCGACTTAGCAGAATTAAAAGCAATTAAAAATGTTTTTGGAGAAAGCGCATATAAAATGAACATAAGCTCAACCAAAAGTATGACCGGCCACTTATTAGGAGCGGCAGGGGCCATTGAAGGTATTGCTACTATTCTCGCCATAAAAAACGGAATTATTCCTCCAACTATTAATAATGAAAACCCCGATCCAGAACTGGATCCAAAATTAAATCTTACGTTTAATACAAAACAAACCAGAGAAGTAAGAGCTGCTATCAGTAACACTTTTGGTTTTGGCGGACATAATGCCGCAGTGGTTTTCAAAAAATACAACTAA
- the rnc gene encoding ribonuclease III: MSRLNFKNSASDKEFKSWIKNTCGFVPKNLSLYVQALSHSSVTTKKGNYQTSNERLEFLGDAVLGAIIAEHLFKKYPYKDEGFLTQLRSKIVNGQNLKNLALKFGFNKFLKTSLNKEEKTKSSAYGDAFEAFIGAVYLDKGYNATKKFVLEKIIKFHIDLDELVNTNEDYKSQLQIWCQKNKVSLEYKLVSEKRVGANKIYAVQVYVDNKAGVIFENHSKKNAEQRAAQLTLEDIENGKIRIK; the protein is encoded by the coding sequence TTGTCGCGACTGAACTTTAAAAATTCTGCAAGCGATAAGGAATTTAAAAGTTGGATAAAAAACACTTGCGGTTTTGTTCCTAAAAATCTTAGTTTATATGTGCAAGCCTTATCACACAGTAGTGTAACAACAAAAAAAGGCAATTATCAAACCAGTAACGAGCGTTTAGAGTTTTTAGGTGATGCGGTACTAGGTGCAATTATAGCAGAACATTTATTTAAAAAGTATCCATATAAAGATGAAGGGTTTTTAACGCAATTGCGCAGTAAAATTGTTAATGGGCAAAACCTTAAAAACCTGGCCTTAAAATTTGGCTTTAATAAATTTTTAAAAACCAGCTTGAATAAAGAGGAAAAAACAAAATCAAGCGCGTATGGCGATGCATTTGAGGCTTTTATTGGAGCGGTTTATTTAGACAAAGGGTATAATGCAACTAAAAAGTTTGTACTTGAAAAAATTATTAAGTTTCACATAGATTTAGATGAGCTTGTAAATACAAATGAGGATTATAAAAGCCAGTTGCAAATATGGTGTCAAAAAAATAAGGTTTCACTGGAATATAAATTAGTTAGTGAAAAGAGAGTGGGGGCAAATAAAATTTATGCAGTTCAGGTTTACGTTGACAATAAAGCCGGGGTGATTTTTGAAAATCACAGTAAAAAAAATGCAGAACAAAGGGCCGCACAATTAACATTGGAAGATATTGAAAATGGCAAAATACGTATTAAATAA
- a CDS encoding acyl carrier protein — MSDIANKVKSIIVDKLGVDEKEVSATASFTNDLGADSLDTVELIMEFEKEFNIAIPDEQAEKISTVGDAIAYIEANAKK; from the coding sequence ATGTCTGACATTGCAAACAAAGTAAAATCGATCATCGTTGATAAATTAGGAGTTGACGAAAAAGAAGTATCTGCTACGGCTAGTTTTACAAACGACTTAGGAGCTGACTCTTTAGATACTGTTGAGTTAATTATGGAATTCGAAAAGGAATTCAACATTGCTATACCTGATGAGCAGGCTGAAAAAATTAGCACTGTAGGTGATGCAATTGCTTATATCGAAGCAAACGCTAAAAAGTAA